Proteins from one Cellulosilyticum lentocellum DSM 5427 genomic window:
- a CDS encoding methyl-accepting chemotaxis protein produces MKTQITKQQMKEKQTTIRKKLMLMIIPIMVLALSMLGAISIFNIRSVMLDDTYRSLREQAVANANKISAWVQGVFGNLNSVQSSLENIDFKSDEEELKYLASTLELHQAFPNGIYGGDETGIYLDGSGWVPDADFVVTERPWYKEGLTHEKFTFGEPYLDDNTKGFIVSATTKIKREDKKNFVASADVSLNDVTSIVANINIMDTDSGYGFLVDQQNNMILGHKNSEWNAKMISTSDESSFMAEVAGYIQEEDFKLHTIKDEGKDYFVMVEPIEGTTWRLVTCVARNEIVAVLYKVTGVYLILALIFIIIISVIVMKVINSMMEPVGILTEGLTRITEGDFTVMIDTKSHDEIGRMSEALKKYIIYMKKLINDIKLISSELDQNADTGKESALFLNQMAEGQYEAMNNTHKTVEELVKSVTEVAEHATSLAQIVGVTNEHSNEADDKMNHTVRATAEGQQDMNKVRQMMDVIIVTMGTLIESVEEVNTSTGKINEIIKFIEDMASQTNLLSLNASIEAARAGEAGKGFSVVAQEIGKLAEMSANSTKEISEIISGVQEQVGAMVEKTKDSASIVEENKSSINKAYSTFEKIYSEITEASKLVANIKDTITQVDEVATSMAAISEEQSASAEEILSTIEMMTGRSKRFNEESEKVEKTATIAASSSVTLVEYMNKFKLD; encoded by the coding sequence ATGAAAACACAAATTACTAAGCAACAAATGAAAGAAAAACAGACTACTATTCGTAAAAAGCTTATGTTAATGATCATTCCAATCATGGTATTAGCACTTTCAATGTTGGGTGCTATAAGTATATTTAATATAAGGAGTGTAATGTTAGATGATACTTATAGGAGTTTAAGAGAACAAGCAGTAGCTAATGCTAATAAGATCAGTGCATGGGTACAGGGGGTATTCGGTAATTTAAATAGTGTGCAAAGCAGTTTAGAAAATATTGATTTTAAGAGCGATGAAGAAGAATTAAAATATCTAGCATCTACTCTGGAGTTACACCAAGCTTTTCCTAATGGTATTTATGGGGGAGATGAGACAGGTATTTATTTAGATGGCTCAGGATGGGTACCAGATGCAGATTTTGTTGTCACAGAAAGGCCTTGGTATAAGGAAGGCCTTACACATGAAAAGTTTACTTTTGGAGAACCATATTTAGATGATAATACAAAAGGGTTCATTGTGAGTGCTACAACCAAAATTAAGAGAGAGGATAAGAAAAACTTTGTAGCGTCAGCAGATGTATCATTAAATGATGTGACATCGATTGTTGCCAATATCAATATTATGGATACAGATAGTGGTTATGGTTTTTTAGTTGATCAGCAAAATAATATGATATTAGGACATAAGAATAGTGAGTGGAATGCTAAAATGATTTCTACATCTGATGAAAGTAGTTTTATGGCAGAGGTGGCAGGCTACATACAGGAAGAAGATTTCAAATTACATACTATTAAGGATGAAGGTAAAGATTATTTTGTAATGGTAGAGCCAATAGAGGGAACGACATGGCGATTAGTAACTTGTGTTGCTAGAAATGAAATTGTAGCAGTGCTTTATAAAGTAACGGGGGTGTATTTAATACTAGCACTGATCTTTATTATCATTATAAGTGTTATTGTAATGAAAGTGATCAACTCAATGATGGAACCAGTAGGGATATTAACAGAAGGCCTCACACGTATTACAGAGGGAGATTTCACTGTCATGATTGACACCAAGAGCCATGATGAAATAGGGAGAATGAGTGAGGCACTTAAGAAGTATATTATTTATATGAAGAAGTTGATTAATGATATTAAGTTGATCTCTAGTGAACTAGATCAAAATGCAGATACTGGTAAGGAAAGTGCGTTATTCTTAAATCAAATGGCAGAAGGACAATATGAAGCGATGAATAACACGCATAAAACAGTAGAAGAGCTTGTAAAATCAGTTACAGAAGTAGCAGAACATGCAACATCCCTTGCACAAATTGTTGGAGTCACTAATGAGCATAGCAATGAAGCAGATGATAAGATGAACCATACGGTTAGAGCTACAGCAGAAGGTCAACAAGATATGAATAAAGTTAGACAAATGATGGATGTGATCATAGTAACTATGGGAACATTAATAGAGTCAGTAGAAGAAGTTAATACATCTACTGGTAAAATTAATGAGATTATTAAGTTCATTGAAGATATGGCTTCACAGACGAACCTCTTATCTTTAAATGCTTCAATTGAAGCAGCAAGAGCAGGAGAAGCAGGGAAAGGCTTCTCTGTAGTTGCACAAGAAATAGGAAAACTTGCAGAGATGAGTGCTAATTCTACTAAGGAAATTAGTGAGATCATAAGTGGAGTTCAAGAGCAAGTAGGAGCAATGGTAGAAAAGACAAAGGATAGTGCAAGTATCGTTGAGGAAAATAAGTCTTCTATTAATAAAGCATATAGTACCTTTGAAAAAATTTATAGCGAGATCACCGAGGCAAGTAAACTTGTAGCCAATATTAAAGATACGATTACACAAGTAGATGAGGTAGCAACAAGTATGGCAGCTATTTCAGAAGAACAATCTGCAAGTGCAGAAGAAATTTTAAGTACCATCGAAATGATGACAGGACGTTCAAAACGATTTAACGAAGAAAGTGAAAAAGTAGAAAAAACTGCAACCATTGCAGCAAGTTCTTCAGTTACATTAGTAGAATATATGAATAAGTTTAAATTAGATTAG
- a CDS encoding ParB N-terminal domain-containing protein, with amino-acid sequence MLTEFFMRSLQGLSKIVNVMGMAIGAIAIYRGSTTLVQLMQEYLRIKSVKGTYFKTKIEVQQVKVNEEVMAHDHRPVILNKWDRDADHFRWTRNQFLIYFSYTDYKGDPCFGHYVTVKGRRIKEPIDIYYHPAITSKYVIDRGERKKDFISTFLLLGMAGLIIFPSGALFVIFKSIALMVCCSLVHDVGI; translated from the coding sequence ATGCTAACAGAATTCTTTATGCGAAGTTTGCAGGGGTTAAGTAAGATAGTTAATGTGATGGGAATGGCCATTGGCGCTATTGCCATATATAGAGGATCAACGACACTAGTTCAACTTATGCAGGAATACCTAAGGATTAAATCTGTAAAGGGTACTTATTTTAAAACAAAAATAGAAGTGCAACAAGTGAAAGTGAATGAAGAAGTTATGGCACATGATCATAGGCCGGTTATATTAAATAAGTGGGATAGAGATGCAGATCACTTCAGGTGGACTAGGAATCAATTTTTAATATATTTTAGTTACACTGATTATAAGGGTGATCCTTGCTTTGGACACTATGTAACAGTTAAGGGCAGAAGGATAAAAGAACCGATAGATATTTATTATCATCCGGCTATAACAAGCAAATACGTCATTGATAGGGGAGAAAGAAAAAAGGATTTTATATCAACTTTTTTACTTCTTGGAATGGCGGGATTAATCATTTTTCCTAGTGGAGCACTTTTTGTCATATTTAAGAGTATAGCTCTCATGGTATGTTGCTCCTTAGTACATGATGTGGGTATATAG
- a CDS encoding MFS transporter, with protein sequence MKDYKWNTYIIFWLTQIISQLGSSMTSFALILWAYSKTQSAMSMSLMSFCNYLPYLVVSLFVGAFIDRHRKKMIILGADMIAALNTLVILLLLMIGKLELYHIYMVNAVTGVMNAFQGPATSVAIGIIVPKGQYEKASGMNSFSSSVLTVVTPMLATFIYGILGLKGVILVDLLSFIIAFVVLAGFTHIPEGLISKECKKQTLLEGCKEGWMYLKEHKGIWYLVLSMTVANLFSRIGYENILPALILARSGGDENILALVTGFIGFGGIIGGIVITFIKFPRSRIKVIYFSTAFSFLVGDLLMGMSRNAWMWCFSAIATSVLIPFINAGINGIMYEKVPKEMQGRVFSVRNALQNVTIPIGILLGGYLADYVFEPFMKADNQIVRFLERIVGIGKGTGMAVMFLCTGILGALFSGIWYRHKDIRKLD encoded by the coding sequence ATGAAAGATTATAAATGGAATACATATATTATATTTTGGCTTACACAAATAATTTCACAGCTAGGAAGCTCTATGACTAGTTTTGCACTTATATTATGGGCATATAGTAAGACGCAGTCAGCGATGTCTATGTCACTGATGTCATTTTGCAATTATTTACCTTATTTAGTAGTCAGCTTATTCGTAGGGGCATTTATTGATAGGCATAGAAAAAAGATGATTATACTAGGAGCAGATATGATTGCTGCTCTAAATACATTAGTAATACTGTTATTGCTAATGATTGGGAAGTTAGAGCTTTATCATATTTACATGGTAAATGCAGTCACAGGTGTAATGAATGCTTTTCAAGGTCCAGCTACCTCGGTAGCCATAGGAATTATCGTACCTAAAGGGCAATATGAAAAAGCTAGTGGAATGAATTCCTTTTCAAGTTCTGTATTAACAGTAGTTACACCAATGCTTGCCACTTTTATTTATGGAATTCTAGGATTAAAGGGCGTTATTTTGGTTGACTTATTAAGCTTTATAATAGCTTTTGTGGTACTTGCTGGTTTTACTCATATACCTGAAGGGCTTATAAGTAAAGAATGCAAAAAACAAACATTACTAGAGGGTTGCAAAGAAGGGTGGATGTACTTAAAAGAGCATAAAGGAATTTGGTACTTAGTATTAAGTATGACAGTAGCCAATTTGTTTTCACGTATAGGCTATGAAAATATTTTACCAGCGTTAATCTTAGCTAGAAGTGGTGGGGATGAAAATATCTTGGCTTTGGTCACAGGATTTATAGGCTTTGGTGGTATTATAGGTGGGATAGTAATTACCTTCATTAAATTTCCTAGATCAAGAATTAAGGTCATTTATTTCTCTACGGCATTTTCATTTTTAGTAGGGGATCTATTAATGGGAATGAGCAGGAATGCATGGATGTGGTGTTTCTCTGCTATAGCAACTAGTGTACTGATTCCTTTTATCAATGCAGGCATTAATGGCATTATGTATGAGAAGGTTCCTAAAGAGATGCAAGGAAGGGTGTTTTCAGTGAGAAATGCACTGCAAAATGTGACTATTCCTATTGGTATTTTACTAGGTGGTTATTTGGCTGATTATGTGTTTGAACCTTTTATGAAAGCTGATAACCAAATTGTTAGGTTCCTAGAACGAATAGTAGGAATAGGAAAAGGAACAGGTATGGCCGTTATGTTTTTATGTACAGGTATTTTAGGTGCATTGTTTAGCGGGATATGGTATAGGCATAAAGATATTAGGAAGTTAGATTAA
- a CDS encoding ABC transporter ATP-binding protein gives MKECIKKSKFLLALTLLLSSLSSISIVYLSVFVQKTIDYVTIGDSNNFRNILIYTISYSITLGLVYFAYDICSKKFIRNVLKMLRSKVFRGIMRANHKDFTNNNTADYISALTNDMKLIEENYIIPLLQILQYTVMFIATVIRLIILSPIVTLALFISMLLLFIVPSIFGKALESKQLEISNSLSIFTCKLKDMFSGYDVIRSFNLKEKIDDEFEENNENIARIKFNADRLFAINESVSQILGLGTQLVAIFLSGYFVLKVELSMGILIAVFQLSGTLVQPVIIIMSNIPKVGSMKAVLERLETFSDYADHGLIGTDEPTFNKSIEVSNLQFSYDEDKNVIKGIDLELKQGKKYAIIGGSGCGKSTLIKLISGYYSNFTGNISYDGKSITNLSIEKVNTMIAMIHQNVYMFDKSIKDNICLFKDFTEANINAALESSGADKFINNIEDGLNYLVGENGCNLSGGQRQRIAIARALIQKTPILILDEGTSAIDMQTAYDIESKLLNIEDLTLINITHKMSEELLGLYNEIIYMENGLIIENGTFKELINKEEKFLDFYSFTKRS, from the coding sequence GTGAAAGAATGTATTAAAAAAAGTAAGTTCTTATTAGCTTTGACGTTGTTACTTAGTTCATTATCATCAATATCAATTGTATACTTGTCCGTATTTGTACAAAAAACTATTGATTATGTCACAATAGGAGATAGTAATAATTTTCGTAATATCCTTATTTATACTATTAGCTATTCAATAACATTGGGATTAGTCTATTTTGCTTATGATATTTGTAGTAAGAAATTCATTAGGAACGTTCTAAAGATGCTAAGAAGTAAGGTTTTTAGAGGAATAATGAGAGCTAATCACAAAGATTTTACCAATAATAACACAGCAGATTATATTTCTGCATTAACTAATGATATGAAACTTATTGAAGAGAATTATATTATTCCACTACTGCAAATCTTACAATATACGGTTATGTTTATAGCGACAGTTATTCGTCTAATCATTTTAAGTCCAATAGTTACATTAGCATTATTTATTAGTATGCTACTACTATTTATTGTGCCTAGTATTTTTGGGAAAGCCTTAGAAAGTAAGCAGCTTGAAATATCTAATAGCTTATCAATATTTACTTGTAAGCTAAAGGATATGTTTTCTGGATATGATGTTATTCGATCTTTTAACTTAAAAGAGAAGATAGATGATGAATTTGAAGAGAATAATGAAAATATAGCGCGGATAAAATTTAATGCAGATAGACTGTTTGCTATTAATGAATCGGTGTCTCAAATACTAGGACTTGGAACTCAGCTTGTAGCCATTTTTTTATCAGGGTATTTTGTGCTGAAGGTTGAGCTTTCAATGGGTATACTAATTGCTGTATTCCAGCTTTCAGGAACACTTGTGCAACCTGTAATAATAATCATGAGCAATATACCTAAAGTCGGCAGTATGAAAGCGGTTCTTGAAAGATTAGAAACATTTTCAGATTATGCCGACCATGGATTAATAGGCACGGATGAACCTACTTTTAATAAAAGCATAGAAGTTTCTAATTTACAGTTTAGTTATGATGAAGATAAGAATGTTATAAAAGGAATAGATTTAGAACTGAAGCAAGGGAAGAAATATGCAATTATAGGAGGCAGCGGTTGTGGTAAATCCACATTAATTAAGCTTATATCAGGATATTACTCAAATTTTACTGGTAATATTAGTTATGATGGAAAGAGCATTACAAATTTAAGTATTGAAAAGGTTAATACAATGATAGCTATGATCCATCAAAATGTATATATGTTTGATAAAAGTATTAAGGATAATATATGTCTATTTAAGGACTTCACAGAAGCAAATATTAATGCTGCGCTAGAGTCAAGTGGAGCGGATAAATTTATAAATAATATAGAAGATGGATTAAATTATTTAGTAGGTGAAAATGGATGTAACCTATCAGGAGGTCAAAGACAAAGGATAGCTATAGCTAGGGCATTGATTCAAAAAACACCAATACTTATATTAGATGAGGGTACATCAGCTATAGATATGCAAACGGCTTATGATATAGAAAGTAAACTTTTAAACATAGAAGATTTAACATTAATAAACATCACTCATAAAATGAGTGAAGAATTACTAGGTTTATATAATGAAATAATTTATATGGAAAATGGACTGATAATTGAAAATGGAACCTTTAAAGAGTTAATTAATAAAGAGGAAAAGTTTCTTGATTTTTATAGTTTTACCAAAAGGAGCTAG
- a CDS encoding ArsR family transcriptional regulator translates to MDIKIIKKLNPICEILGLLYMSNDYGNFEKMAIEQLSNEGINGEIFIKKNLRVIEKYVKAFDKYKVINDNEILFLGDNELEIFLILASVLINNNNIIENINGMTNEELKKLIIDVYNDQAEGNESVESIGDLRGIIDFLKEADISESSKWKMIAVLDAPKNYYIRLIGVINDNMKAYEEAYKAIGNHINKLLSDLIKYINSGKCEILNNIIEMPNQENVIIPTLAFGATFININNTYFVGLLVELVYKEKLKVMGNKGELVLKLKALSDKSKLEIITLLKSGHKYNLEIAEALGLSPATVSYHMGSLLEYGMVTIEKKQGKVYYFLNEPGLKNFMNELSNVLF, encoded by the coding sequence ATGGATATAAAAATAATTAAGAAGTTAAACCCTATTTGCGAAATCCTTGGGTTACTTTATATGAGCAATGATTATGGCAATTTCGAGAAAATGGCTATTGAACAGTTAAGTAATGAAGGGATAAATGGAGAGATTTTTATAAAGAAAAATTTAAGAGTGATAGAAAAATATGTAAAAGCATTTGATAAATATAAAGTTATTAATGATAATGAAATTTTATTTTTAGGTGATAACGAACTTGAAATTTTCCTGATTCTTGCAAGCGTATTAATTAATAATAATAACATAATTGAAAATATTAATGGGATGACTAATGAGGAATTAAAGAAATTAATCATAGATGTATACAATGACCAGGCAGAAGGAAATGAAAGTGTTGAATCTATAGGAGATTTAAGGGGGATCATAGATTTTTTAAAGGAAGCAGACATCAGTGAAAGTAGTAAATGGAAGATGATTGCTGTATTGGATGCTCCTAAAAATTATTATATTAGATTAATCGGAGTAATAAATGATAACATGAAGGCCTATGAGGAAGCATACAAGGCTATAGGTAATCATATAAATAAGCTTCTCTCAGATTTAATAAAATATATTAACTCAGGGAAATGTGAAATTCTGAATAATATTATTGAAATGCCAAATCAAGAGAATGTTATAATACCTACTTTAGCATTTGGTGCAACGTTCATTAATATCAATAACACGTATTTTGTAGGTTTATTAGTTGAGTTAGTTTATAAAGAAAAATTAAAAGTAATGGGAAATAAGGGAGAGTTAGTGCTAAAGCTAAAGGCACTAAGTGATAAAAGTAAATTAGAAATAATAACTTTGCTTAAGAGTGGACATAAATACAATTTAGAAATAGCAGAAGCTTTGGGGCTAAGCCCAGCAACGGTTTCTTATCACATGGGATCATTACTAGAATACGGAATGGTAACAATAGAGAAGAAGCAAGGTAAAGTCTATTATTTTCTAAATGAACCTGGATTAAAAAATTTTATGAATGAACTTAGTAACGTATTATTTTAA
- a CDS encoding ABC transporter ATP-binding protein: MLKIENLYKTFNPDTINEKKALNGIDLHLKQGDFVTVIGGNGAGKSTLLNMIAGVYLSDKGSIVLSGENITYQSEHKRARLLGRVFQDPMRGTAAAMEIEENLAMAYRRGKKRGLSWGITKEEKGLYVEKLKMLDLGLENRLTSKVGLLSGGQRQALTLLMATLQKPQLLLLDEHTAALDPKTAHKVLSLTEQVIAEGQLTALMVTHNMKDAIRLGNRLIMMHEGRIIFDIEGEEKKNLKVADLLKMFEEASSGEFANDRMLLA, encoded by the coding sequence ATGTTAAAGATAGAAAATCTATATAAGACATTTAATCCAGATACCATTAATGAGAAGAAAGCTTTAAATGGTATTGACCTTCATTTAAAACAAGGAGATTTCGTGACCGTTATTGGTGGTAATGGTGCAGGTAAATCTACCTTATTAAATATGATTGCTGGTGTTTATCTAAGTGATAAGGGCTCCATTGTTTTATCAGGAGAGAATATTACTTATCAATCAGAACATAAACGTGCTAGGCTATTAGGTCGTGTATTTCAAGATCCTATGAGGGGCACAGCAGCTGCAATGGAGATAGAGGAAAATCTAGCTATGGCTTATCGTAGAGGGAAGAAAAGAGGCTTAAGTTGGGGAATTACCAAGGAAGAGAAAGGTCTTTATGTAGAAAAGTTAAAGATGTTAGATTTAGGCTTAGAAAATCGTCTAACTTCTAAGGTGGGGCTTCTTTCAGGAGGGCAACGTCAGGCATTGACCTTGCTTATGGCTACACTTCAAAAACCACAGCTACTGCTGTTAGATGAACATACGGCGGCCCTTGACCCTAAGACAGCGCATAAAGTGTTAAGCCTTACTGAACAAGTGATTGCAGAAGGTCAACTTACAGCTCTTATGGTAACACATAATATGAAGGATGCTATTAGATTAGGTAATCGTCTCATTATGATGCATGAAGGCCGTATTATCTTTGATATTGAAGGTGAAGAAAAGAAAAATCTAAAAGTAGCAGATCTCCTAAAGATGTTCGAAGAAGCAAGTTCAGGTGAATTTGCTAATGATAGAATGTTATTAGCTTAA
- a CDS encoding ABC transporter permease, giving the protein MNILLAIVGAISQGVLWGLMTLGVYITFKILDFPDMTVDGSFALGGAVSAILVVKGVNPWLAILPAMCAGMIAGAVTGLLHTKVKIPGILAGILTMLALYSINVRIQGQANIPLLGERTVISTLGEVIQTSTNNLALIIGLIVSVGIVAVLYWFFGTELGSSIRATGNNEYMVRALGVNTDKMKIIGLMLSNALVALSGAFVSQSQGFADVGMGQGAIVIGLASIIIGEVIFGNRFNFAYKLASIIGGSIIYRIIIAVVLQLGMQSTDLKLLTAVIVAIALGIPVMKKKLDQQAKRRET; this is encoded by the coding sequence ATGAACATATTATTGGCTATAGTAGGGGCCATTTCTCAAGGTGTATTATGGGGACTTATGACTTTAGGTGTGTATATCACCTTTAAGATATTAGACTTCCCAGATATGACTGTTGATGGGAGCTTCGCTTTAGGTGGTGCGGTAAGTGCTATTTTAGTTGTAAAAGGAGTTAACCCATGGCTAGCAATATTACCTGCTATGTGTGCAGGAATGATAGCCGGAGCTGTTACAGGCCTACTACATACAAAAGTAAAAATCCCAGGTATTCTAGCAGGTATATTAACAATGCTTGCTTTATATTCTATTAATGTACGTATTCAAGGACAGGCAAATATCCCTCTTTTAGGAGAAAGAACAGTTATTTCAACCTTAGGTGAAGTAATTCAGACTTCTACAAACAATTTAGCTTTAATCATTGGATTAATTGTTTCTGTAGGTATTGTTGCCGTTTTATACTGGTTCTTTGGAACAGAACTTGGGAGCTCTATTAGAGCAACAGGAAATAATGAATATATGGTACGTGCATTAGGTGTAAACACAGATAAAATGAAGATTATTGGTCTTATGCTTAGTAATGCCTTAGTTGCCTTATCTGGAGCCTTTGTTTCACAAAGCCAAGGTTTTGCAGATGTAGGTATGGGCCAAGGAGCTATTGTTATAGGGCTTGCTTCTATTATTATAGGAGAAGTTATTTTTGGCAATCGCTTTAACTTTGCTTATAAGTTAGCATCTATCATTGGTGGCTCTATTATTTATCGTATTATTATAGCGGTTGTACTTCAGTTAGGAATGCAGTCTACAGACCTTAAATTACTAACAGCAGTTATCGTAGCTATTGCATTAGGTATTCCAGTAATGAAGAAAAAGCTAGATCAGCAGGCTAAGAGAAGGGAGACATAA
- a CDS encoding ABC transporter substrate-binding protein yields the protein MKKLTKVLSLMMVTTLSLMGVGCQSAATDSGQTASTGDAQNYKIGVIQLVEHAALDAAYKGFVDGLKEAGFEDGKNITIDYQNAQGDQSNCQTIANKLINDQNNLILAIATPAAQAVANTTKDIPILVTAVTDPAAAKLVASNEAPGGNVSGTSDLTPVKEQIGLITQLVPSVKKVGLLYCSSEANSKFQIEIAKKELEALGLEGVEATVSNSNEIQQVTQSLVGKVEAIYIPTDNMLAAGMATVAQVTTPSKLPVVVGEEGMVTNGGTATYGINYYNLGKLTAAQAVAILKDGKKPAEMPIEYASECTLVVNEEALKAMGIELPQELSDQLVK from the coding sequence ATGAAGAAGTTAACAAAGGTCTTAAGTTTAATGATGGTAACAACACTTTCACTTATGGGTGTAGGTTGTCAAAGTGCTGCTACAGACAGTGGACAAACTGCTTCAACAGGGGATGCACAAAACTATAAAATAGGTGTTATTCAACTTGTAGAACATGCAGCTCTTGATGCTGCTTATAAAGGATTTGTAGATGGGTTAAAAGAAGCAGGATTTGAGGATGGCAAAAATATTACTATTGATTATCAAAATGCTCAAGGTGATCAATCTAACTGCCAGACAATCGCTAATAAGCTTATCAATGATCAAAACAATCTTATTTTAGCCATTGCTACACCAGCAGCACAAGCAGTAGCTAATACAACAAAGGATATTCCTATTTTAGTAACAGCAGTAACTGACCCAGCAGCAGCAAAGCTAGTTGCTTCTAATGAAGCACCTGGTGGTAATGTTTCTGGTACATCTGATTTAACACCAGTTAAAGAACAAATTGGCCTTATTACACAGCTAGTTCCAAGTGTAAAAAAGGTTGGTCTTTTATATTGCTCAAGTGAAGCTAATTCAAAATTCCAAATCGAAATAGCTAAGAAAGAATTAGAAGCACTAGGTCTCGAAGGGGTAGAAGCAACTGTTTCTAACTCAAATGAAATTCAACAAGTAACACAATCTTTAGTAGGTAAAGTAGAAGCTATTTATATTCCAACAGACAATATGCTTGCAGCAGGTATGGCTACAGTAGCTCAAGTAACTACACCATCTAAGCTTCCAGTTGTTGTTGGTGAAGAAGGTATGGTTACAAATGGTGGAACAGCAACGTATGGAATTAACTACTACAATTTAGGAAAATTAACAGCAGCTCAAGCAGTTGCTATACTCAAAGATGGTAAAAAACCAGCAGAAATGCCTATTGAATACGCTAGTGAATGTACACTTGTAGTAAATGAAGAAGCACTAAAAGCAATGGGCATAGAATTACCTCAAGAATTAAGTGATCAGCTAGTAAAATAG